A portion of the Mesobacillus sp. AQ2 genome contains these proteins:
- a CDS encoding YgaB family protein — protein sequence MDKFNELVSTQMQTMEKLLYLQSELERCQEIEKQLDALKQNAELEELRLEIDRKKQDLKEIHRMFEKQTEDVIHTYQQLAVTLR from the coding sequence ATGGATAAATTTAACGAATTGGTATCTACTCAAATGCAAACAATGGAAAAGCTTCTGTATTTGCAGTCTGAACTGGAAAGGTGCCAGGAGATTGAAAAGCAGCTGGATGCCCTGAAGCAAAATGCAGAGTTAGAGGAGCTTCGCTTGGAAATTGACCGTAAAAAGCAGGATCTGAAGGAAATCCACCGGATGTTCGAAAAGCAGACGGAGGATGTCATTCATACCTATCAGCAGTTGGCTGTTACATTACGTTAA